In the Streptomyces sp. SJL17-4 genome, TGTCCAGGAGCGCGGGATGTACAGCTCCCGGTCCACCGCCGCGTGTTCCCGGGCGCCGGCGTAGACGAGGTAGACGGCGACCTGGGAGTTTTCTCTTCGCCCGGCCGTTCCGGTTGGCGCTGGACCCCGACGGTGTGGGTGCCCTTCTTCACGTCGCCGGTTTCGTCGACGACCAGCACCGCCGCCTCGTCGTGGAGGTGCTCGACGACGTATTCGCCGCACGTCGTCGCGGACCGCGTCGGCGTCCCACACGGCCCGGGACAGCAGGTGCTGCATGGCGTACGGGCGGGCCTCCCCGGCCCACTCCGCGATCGTCCAGCAGTTTTTGCGTGGCAGGTCCGACAGCGAGCTGAGCATCAACCGCCCGGCCCGCAGGCGAGGTTCATAGCGGCTGAAGTGGCCGGCGATCCGGCCCATGGCCACCTCGAACGCCTCCCGCCAACGTGCGGGATCAAGGCTGTGGCCAGTGGCCACCATCTCGTCGTCAGTCCACACACCCACGATCATCAAGGGCGGCCGCACATGTTCCTGTACCGGCCCCCACCAGCAAGATCGCGATCCACACAGCTGGAGCACTACGGTCCGCTTAGTAGGCCCCCGGGGCCTTTGAGGGAGCTCTGCATCGTCCGCGAACCCCTCCTTCACGGGGCGCGGAAATCCGTGGACGGACCCACAGGAGATCACGTACGGTGTGGTTTCACGCCCTGAGACGGACGGAAGGAGGCGAGTGCCATGCAGTTCACACCTTTCCAGCGCTCCCTCTTCCGCTCTCCCGGCGTGGTTCACCAGTTCTGACCGGGGGCGCTCCAAGCAGCCTGTATCCCGGAGGAATCCATGACCGATCCGGTCATCCGCGCGCTCTCCGCGAGCGACGCCCATCTCTTCGACGCACTCCCCGACCCCCTGGGCGCCCGTGAAGGCCATCGGCGTACCCAG is a window encoding:
- a CDS encoding transposase, whose product is MWTDDEMVATGHSLDPARWREAFEVAMGRIAGHFSRYEPRLRAGRLMLSSLSDLPRKNCWTIAEWAGEARPYAMQHLLSRAVWDADAVRDDVRRIRRRAPPRRGGGAGRRRNRRREEGHPHRRGPAPTGTAGRRENSQVAVYLVYAGAREHAAVDRELYIPRSWTHDPDRCRAAGLSEGTVFATEPELARTMIERFLDAGHHVGWVTGDEVYGGNPKLRTALEGGGIGHVLAVACSAEVATGAGTFRADSLVKKVPKRAWQKLSAGRGAKGQRFYDWAVIDLTERTPGRRQLLIRRNRTTGELAHYRCFSPQPVPQLL